Part of the Elgaria multicarinata webbii isolate HBS135686 ecotype San Diego chromosome 5, rElgMul1.1.pri, whole genome shotgun sequence genome, TAGAATGCTTGAAATCTTAATAGATAATTTAGTACCCAAAAATGATAATAGTTGTGTAGCAGCAGAgtaacatggtatgtgtgtatcagTTTTACAGCATAATCTgaaaatgtttactcagaaataagttccactgtgtttagtggggcttacaCTCAGGTAAGGATTGCAATGAGAAGTCTGTTTATGCAGGGTGTAGTCTTCCAGTACCTTCTTGTCGTTTTAAGACACCTGTAGTGCTTGCCGAAATAAAGGATAGTCATACAGTATTGTGTCTAGAATATTTTAATGAAgcaattcatttattcattattagTACAAAATATGTTATAATTAATATTGACTTTCTGTTTGAGAGAGCTTGTATTTACAGCATTGAGCTGGGGTAACATGgtagctaagagactgagctacaaaCTAGGAAGTCTTGTTTGTGTCATTAACTACTCTCCCCCGCCCCGATCTGCAATATGGGAGATAATAATTCTGACTCACCTTACAATGTTGTCATAAGgattataattaataatacatGTGAAATGAACACTTGAAAGTACTATACAGATGAGGAGGAGAACTAGTTCTTCATGATGTTGAAATTGCCAAGAATCTTGATTGTTTTTTTGGTTTCCCTGAATCTAGTGATGATCTTGTGGGTTTCAATGAACTTAGGTCAAAAATACGTCAGAAGatgaaggaaaaaaaagtgaTCCTAGAGAATGATTGATGCCGTAttcatttttctttgttactTTTCCATTTACAACGTAAAACACTGACAAAATGATTTACTTTTCAGGAAAATACGAAAATCAGGTGGGCATCTAGATGGGATTACATTTTAGAATCCatgccccacacacacatacagtggtTTAGGTAAGGGCAatcttttaattttgtaattcAAAATTTTtgagcacttttttttaaaataaaggataTTAATTTTAACAGCTGGTCATCTTGTTTCTTTGTAGTATTATGAATTCTCTGGTGATTGTCCTTTTCCTCTCTGGAATGGTAGCTATGATCATGCTAAGAACTCTACATAAAGACATTGCGAGATATAACCAGATGGATTCTACTGTAAGTGTTTCTTTTTTAGAAGCTGCTATTTCCAGTTGGTGAAGAATTCCTTAATATGCTCATGTGATTTACTGTGTTTTatcattggttttattgtatttgtttttattacttaTGTTACCctgggagctttggctatagggaaactcataaattaaacaaataataaatcaatattaATGTTTAGATCTGGTATGAATGACTTTCTTATCTGTATTGCATCTTAATAGCTTAATTTTGTCTCAGTGGTGTCCATTGGGGACAAATATAATTATTTTTcgttttattctatttattgaTGTATTTCTTCCACCTGTTTCCCTAAAATGGAACTTCGGGCGGTAAACCGATCGAGATCAACAATAtttaaaaaccccaacaacaataAAGTTATAATAATAACAGTTCAGCCCACCTACTTTTATGGGGTTGGTGAGTCTAAAGTAATGCCCCAAATGACAACCAGAGCATGCAGGGGGGAACATATGGAACACTTCATACCATATATAATATCTCTAAAGGAAAACGGAGACACTCACTATTCTGTGGATGTGATTCCATTTCCATAGAAATGTATGTCAATGCGTTTATTAACAGGGAGTagaacatatattttattttgtttaaattcccATTTGATGGACAGGAAAGGAAGCTGAAGAGTGTGTGATTAGGTAAAGtgtttctcctcttcccctattTTATAGCTTTCCAGCTTTGATAGAATTTATGAATTATACTGCGTCAAGAGCAGGCTCCTTGCCTCTTTGCTCCGTTTGTTAAATGGCGTCTAGTAGATAGGGTTTGGTTATAATTTCAAAGTTCTAGAATGTAAGTAAAGTAGTTGAATATACTTGctgaaggaaaagaaatgatTAATAACTTCTGCCTCAGCCTGAGTGTTGAGAGCAGCTCATAGGGAAGTTTAAGATTTTTTTTGTGTACTTAAGATGGAACCTTAACTTTAAAATACAAAGCTTTCCTCCAGagtatttgaaaaacaaaatactgCACTCTCATTGATATGACTTTTTGATTTCTGAGACATGACTTTTGGATGCACGGAGCGCTGGATATTTCATAGCATTGTTGTAGACTTAGCCAAATGGCTAGGggaatatgttatttatttatttatttatttatttatttattgtgaaccgcccagagagctccggctattgggcggtatagaaatgtaataaataaataaataaataaataaataaattaaaataaatttatttgaaaaTAGTACACAGAGGTTGCATCTGAAGAGGGGTGGATAGAGAAATAGAGATACTAACATAGAACTGGAAAATCTAACTATGTGAATAATCCTCCTACCGATATAATACACTAactggtttatttctttttcagGAAGATGCTCAGGAGGAATTTGGCTGGAAACTGGTTCATGGTGACATATTTAGGCCCCCAAGAAAAGGAATGTTGCTTTCTGTCTTTTTAGGCTCTGGGACACAGATCTTAATTATGACCTTTGTTACTCTATGTAAGTACAATATTAAGTAGATGTATGAGTAAAAGAGGACATCTTTATTTTAAAGCCTGTTGGTTTGGGTGATCAACAATGCTCAATGTGCTTGTGCtcccttcctctcttctccccttgcatgtgagcattcccccctcctcccagttTCAGAGATAATTATGTTTAGTATTGCATGTCTGCTAGTATTCTGTTGCAGGTATCAATGTGCAAACCTTTGTTTGACGATGGTTAATGACAGACAGTATACATGCAGTACAAACTATAGTTAGCTCCAAAACGGAAAGTGTagggggggggcagtgtgtgtgggaGACTGTAGGGAGCTTTCAGAGTGGCTAGGGAATCAGGCAGCTTTCCATCTGCAGTGATCTTAAGTCTTCTTcttcatttcacttcatttaatttcatttctatgtggccagtttacaacaattcataaaaatacaaatacaacataataaaaacaatataaacagctaaaaacaatttaaataaaggTTGTTTTTTTACAGAGCTGTCCTAAAACAGCAGATACATGAAATTACCAAAGTGAAAATCTGAAAGTTCTAGAAAAAATGAAGGCAAGCAGGGCCAGtccattggctctgctgagaGAGCAGCTGCCTTTGGCTCGTCTTCTCCGTTAGCTGTCACCTGGCAGCAACTATTCCATCAGACTGCACtagagggagagatgggaaacGAGGCTGCTTAAGAGAGCAGCTCTTCTTGGCTTCTCTTTCCGAACTGTTTCTATCTCAGCTGGCCCTTATAAAAAACCTTGTAACTTTAAGAACTCATGCTTGagtttccttttccccccccttCCATCCCAATCCCTTTTCTGTCTTTGAGATTGTAAACCTGAGAGCAGGGATCTGTAAGCTTCACTGGCAACCCTTTCTGGCTGAAGAGCTGGATAAAAATGCTTTCATTAACAAATAACAGTATTGTCTCATCATTCCTAGTAATTGTGCACATTAGATATGGATACGATAACGGTGTAAAGCATGCACATCTTTATGCACCCCTTAAATTCTGTTTCTCTGGTTTTTGCAGTCTTTGCTTGCCTGGGATTTTTATCACCTGCAAATCGTGGGGCATTGATGACTTGTGCCGTGGTCTTGTGGGTGCTGCTTGGAACCCCAGCAGGTTTTGTTGCTGCCAGGTTCTACAAATGTAAGTATAAAAGTTTATTTAATGTGACAGCACTTAAGTTCATTAGTCTAAATTATCATCACAGCAGTGATTTTTCCCCTAATTCTGTTTGCCTTCTGGGCAAAATAGAGAAATGTTTAAGACTAAAGAGAGACTACATGCAGGTTTAGATTGTTCTTATGCTACTGAACTTTCAAATTGGCTATTGTATGAAATCTAATGTCAGTTGCTTTTACCTATATTTTCTCAAAGGGAATGGGGAGAGGGGGTAACTGACATAATATTGATAGGGAAATCAGATTGTTGTTAGCTTTTGAAATTGCTTTGTGTTTGTTATGCAAAGTTCGCTTTTGCTTCTTTTGCCTTTGTTTTCATGTACTTGAAAAGAAAATAAGTGCCACATTCAGTTAAAAGTATAGTCAGCTTTACTGAGCATATAAATTATTGTGCATTTTGATTTTTGTATGTATGGAGTACAGTATACACTGTGCATTGGATTTGTACACTGCCTATTGAATCCAAGGTTGTATAAGCCATTTTGAGTGAACTGGTTGAGTCTGAGCATTAGTCAGTGAATAAAGTAACATAACACTTTTTGGGGTAGGAATATTAAATAAAGATGAAACTATATGATATGTAGACATACACACTTCATACCATGTTAGAGACTTGTATTTTGCAACAATAAATTAGCACTAATTTACTCAGACAAGTGAAAGAGCTATCTTTTTATTAGATTTTGACAAAGTTGAAGGCTGAAATATCATTTCTCTTTCCTTAGAGTTCACAGTAATTCAAATGCCCACCTAACCTGTTCAAATAAATCTGTGTCTGTATTTGACTGGTGCTGTCTGTTTTGGGTTTATTTCATGCAGCATTTGGGGGTGAGAAATGGAAGACAAACGTTCTGCTGACAGCCTTCCTTTGTCCTGGGTAAGATAATTTCTGGGATTACAGTTAAATTATATCCATGATAAGCTTAACTAAGGCTTGTAATTTTTCAGTAACATTATAATGTGCCAGAGCTATACACGGGTtgccctttcccccctgctctctctctctctctctctctctctctctctctctctttttttgataAACCTTGTTTACGTTTGTCATGTGAAAAGTTGATTAAGCAGTACCAACGTGACTGGAGTACTTTTTAAGCAGGGTTGCTCTTCATTGATGCTTGGGTTTACTCCTTAGGCTGCTTCTCAGACCACACTGTAGTTGGTCTCATGTGGTGTCATATATTGTACAATCCCTATGTTAAATCTTTTTGCTTAATCACAGCAAGCAGTCATCCCCTGAAGTGTAGTTAAGACAGACATATAGTTGGAGCTATTTAGTTGAAATGTCAGCTCCTGCTGGAGTTCAATCCTGTTAGATTAAGGAAGAAAGGCTTGCTTGACCTCTTTGCCTGATATTTTCTGTATGTCACCTGGTCTTAACGTTAAGCTGGACATACAGTAATATGATTTGAAATTAATCAAGTGTGAGTTATTACTTAAAAATTATTGTCTCTATTTTAGCGTTGTGTTTGCAGATTTCTTTATCATGAATCTGATTCTCTGGGGTGAAGGCTCCTCAGCAGCCATTCCATTTGGTACTTTGGTTGCTGTTCTGGCCCTCTGGTTTTGCATATCCGTGCCGTTGACATTCATTGGGGCCTACTTTGGTTTTAAGAAGAATGTAAGTTATTTGTCTTTACTAATATGAGtataaagtgcaagaaatatttTTTCTCATATTTGACCTGCCTGAAAAAGAAACGCTGTCAATATTGTATTGAGCACTTGAGTTGTATATATAAAACATGAGAATGCAGCTGCACAAATACTTGACCTTGGCCAGCTTCAACGCAAACAGAACCATTCTGAATGTGGCAAATATGGGGCAAAAAATCTCACAGGTGTGTTGGAGTCTTTGGTTCTAGATTTACCTTGAATTTCCTTTGTTATAATAGTACATATAACTGTAAACTATTTTGAGTAAGTTCTTGTTTCTTGTTCATATTTAGTAGTAAATATGGTTTAAAATGCTTAGGAATTCtccttttaaaatatctttaaaggCTATAGAACATCCAGTTCGTACTAATCAGATTCCACGTCAGATTCCTGAACAGTCTTTTTATACTAAACCATTCCCTGGCATTGTGATGGGAGGCATTCTACCCTTTGGATGTATCTTCATACAACTTTTCTTCATTCTTAATAGCATATGGTAAGCGTATGTATTTCTTGAATGTTTCATTCCCTCTAATGTACTATCacttcctgcttcttctttttttttaaaaaaagagacctTGCACTTCCCCTTGAACTTTTTACTGTTTCCTTTGTTTCTCAGTGGTATTGGCCACTCTGCTTTGATGCCATGGAAAGCCTATGTTACCTCTGCAAGTATGTCAACTGCCTGGCCATAGGCTTGTGAGACCCTTGGACATAAAAATGCCTTATGCAGACCTTGGGTATTGTGGCACCTCTGACTGCCATTGTTTCTAGTGCTGTGATATGGCACAAAGCCTTGCAGCCTTAGGTTAGACTGTTTTAGGGAGAGCCGTCTCTGTCTCCATATTCTAAAGTTCATGGGcaactttgagtgaaattgaaCATTGGAGTGGTATTACGTCATAGTCCCATGAATAATATCATGTGGGTGAAGATTTGTTTGTGCAGTTTCCATATATTTTCCTAGAATCAGACATGCAGTGCTTACTGTTCGCAAGATGGAATGGCTAGGTAAGCCCAATGTTTGCAGCATCTTAAACTGCACTAGTCTGACGTTTTTACATTTAAACTTCTGTTTTCTAGGTCTCATCAGATGTATTACATGTTTGGCTTCTTGTTTCTGGTGTTCATTATTCTGGTTATCACATGTTCTGAGGCTACTATCCTACTTTGCTATTTCCACTTGTGTGCAGAGGTAAGCCTACAGAATGTATTTTCACGAGATAATACTCCATGTTTTCTCTCTGGGATTTAAACAAAGTACAAAATGGATCCTATCAATGGCTTGGATTCCAAGTTGTTGTTCTGTTTGTACAAGGTGGGGGCATTTCTGGAACCCCTCCCACCAGCTGCAACCCCttcatcagccttcctcaatctggtaaCCCCCCGGGTATGttggatgacaattcccatcattcccagacagcctggccagtgatcagggattgtgggagttgtagtctgaaacatggAGTGCACCAGGCTGCCTGCCCCATGTGTTACAGCCTTCCAGTAAAATTATATTCACTTTTATTGAGGCTACATCTAAGTCTGTGGTGTTGATTTTGGATATTAGTggttacttttattattttacttgtttTCTAGTTTGATATATGTCATTTCAAGTAGAGCTAAGCTAATTTTTTCTGAAGCTCACAGTTCATATTAAATGGAAATATTTTGAGGAGTAGGAATTTTTCTCCAAAGGAGCAGCAttccttgggggggggatgtCTCCTTTTTCAGAGAAATTAGGACCCCTCTCTCTCATAGCAAAGCACTTAACTTGAAGTGGCCATTgcaagggcgggggggggcatgtgCAGAACCTGGttgtgatcctccccctctcttACCATGATAGAAGATGGATGGTGTTCTGCATGCTCCGCATGTGAGGTGACCACTATCGTTTCTGTTTTGCTGCCCTCCCTTGAAAGAGTgctggggcggggcagggggttGCAGGAAGTGTATTGATTTGCAAAAagcttcctccaccaccaccaaattttgCTCCCGTCTTATTTGTAAGGTTGCTTGATTTCTTCATGTTTCAGGACAATATGATATATATTCAAGTTATGTTCATTGACATAAATGTCAATGTAATGCATAATATATCATGTAATacttaagaaaaaataataataaacttttgCTGGCTATTAAACTGTTGCTTGTGCCTAGGAATCCGAAATACATTTTTACCTTCAAATATACTAAAAATATGCCCATCTGCCATTGGGGTCGAGTGTCTACTTATGTATGCTTTTTGTTAACTTTGATGCTAAACCCTTCTCACTGTCCATGATGTTACTTATATATATATGGTAACTACTGCTGCAAATGAAATGTGTCTGGTGGAATAGTACTAGAAAACAGACTCCATGGTTTCAATGGGGTATATGCTGACCCTGTTGTATGCTGCAAGTAAATTCACATCTGGACCTCAGTACATTCTGTCTGTGTAATCTCTTAGAACTTTGCTTCGTATATAGTACCTGCTCTGAAATAGAACCATGTCATGGTTGAAAGGGGGCTGAGGCCTGTTACTGTGTTTGTATCTACCAGAAGTGCATCTGTATAGTGTTTCATTAATCTAAATATACATTTccaaattatttctttttttgcagtgatTATCTTTTACATTTCCAAATAAAGGAATATTCAACATAACTTTATTATAGGGCCTGAAATTACATAGTAACAAGAACAGACAGAAGTAGCAactcactgactgggttcagacagcgtGACAACcgatagtcaacggttggttatttaacccatcgtgggttatcatgttgtgtggcaggagtttttttaactagctgttgtgttgtgtggagggcaccgttgattatttcctcggccaccattGGTGATTTTGTCAGCCACAGTGTTGTAAGGCAAGACtggtcaaagcagcagctgctgctctagtccagccggcaggatagattttcggcataAATGGCTGGTGGGATACTAGTGAGAGGACTGAAGAGGGGAGAGAGGATGGGAGATGAgttagtcaactcagtgtggactaatagtcaactcaatgctgatcctaatccacaccacggttgattattatcatgttgtgttgggagtacctcctagataaacaattgttgagttgattattaccccactgttgactattgtgttgtctgaatacagcctgagtaataaagctttatttttttacatCTTGGGACTTTGTCTCTCTGTTTCACCGTGTGATTTTGGATATTTAGCAGCTTTGTGTGATTTAGGACTTGAAATATGAAATATCCAGTCTGTGCTGCATTGATTTGTGGCACAATATGTCTAGAAGCATTACTAACTTTTACAATCATCTCCATCTTTGTTCTAGGACTACCACTGGCAGTGGCGCTCGTTCCTAACCAGTGGCTTTACTGCTGTTTATTTTCTAATATATGCAGTGCACTATTTCTTCTCCAAACTTCAAATTACGGGTACAGCAAGCACCATTTTATACTTTGGCTACACCATGATAATGGTATTGATCTTCTTCCTTTTCACAGGTAAATTTTCATGTATTTCAGTACTGAGAATTTAGTTTATTGTGCCTTCACTGTAATAACATTCTCAGTTATTTTTCAGATTTTGCACAGAATATCCTTTTCTCTAGAAGGACAGTTTTGGTAAAGTTGAGTCTTCTACTTTTGTGTACTGATACTGTACATTGGGAGTCTCACTGCCTccctaaaaaaaatcataaattgTGTACAAGAGGGAAAAGCTTTATATCAAGGGGTACATAGTAAATTTCATTAGGCTAGAATGAGATCATTCTAGCAACTTATCAAAATTACATACGCAGACCCCAAAGGCATCTAGCATCCTCTGTCAAGTAGATATAAAAGCTAAAAAGAGAAACTCATAATTGTTGTATCAAAACTATTATATTGCTGCTTACTCATCTGTTAAAAATGGTCAGCCTCAAGAAGGGTTTTGACGGTACCCTGCTGCTATGTCAGTGTAGCACATGCTTGGGGCACTTGCTTCTCACACTGCATTCCGGGTCATTGATCTGACGCAGCAGGCGAAATACTGGGAGCTATGTGACAAATCTGACTCACAGCTGGGCCCATAACAGTGTCTCAGAGTAAATGAGTCAGTTAACATCAGTGGCTTAGCTAGTCTGAAAAAAAATAACATGATATCATTCACAATGCTTACTGAAATATTTCATAGTGAATGCCTACCACCACCAAAAGAAGATACATTAAATTCTTGGATTATAACTTGTCATATAAAAGTCTCAACAATAAAAGGGAACAATGATTAGTCATCTACATTGTCTTAAAATGTTATACATTCATTAACAAAACTTTAATTACATCAAAACAAACTTCaaataactattttaaaaaataccttaaaTGTCCATCTATACATACATTTTGTGAAGAAGCTCTCAAACGCATAAAATCAATGGCAATTGCCAAACAAGTTTCAACTGCTTGGCACTTTATATCTTCGAAGGGGTGGGTGTGTCTTTAAAAGTAGCATTCCTTGTCGATTTATTAAAGCAGCTGGTTATCTTCCAGCCACAAGTAAGTTATCAAACGATGTTCCACTTTCCAATAACAATGAGTTATGGAAAGCTGTACTGTAGTAAATGGCCTGAGGTTATATGGGACTTATAatcaaccaaaaattatgcctggttTATTGTACTTCCTCAGCAACAAAGATATGTACTGTACATATTTACCATAAGAACTTGAAACGAACAATagccaaacaaaaacaacccatccTACTTGAACCAGGAAGCACCTACTTGCCTCTGGTCTTTCtcccattgacctggttcacaaatAACAAGAACCCAagaatttccccatggggcttCTTGTTGTGGTGGCCGCTGCCATTTTCAATAACAAGGTGCAGCAAGGCTGGTTCTTTTTATGTGCGGATCTAGCAAGGGTGTATTGCTGGTGTGATTGGCAAGCCACTGAGAAGCCATAggttgttttagggttgcaggtggcTTGTCAGTCACCCCATCAGCTCATCCTCACCAACTTTGCATGTAACGAGAAGCTACAATGCACCCCTGCCACACCCGGAATATTCAGAATGGTGGTGGTCATTATGACAAGAAGCcctgtggggaaattcacccatggtggcgtCTCATAACATGCAAATAGGGCCATTGTCTATGGAATGGTTAGCATACTTGGCaacacccactgtggcttaaataagcggCATGTTGCAGCCACGATGGTGAATATTCACGCTGCATTGCGTGGTTGTTGCAGCTTTTTGTGATCAggtcatgggttctgggtggcttgctacccatggcaacaagctacCCTGCTTGAGTTTTCACGTTACAATAAGCTCCAGCAACTGCCCGCtgcggcttgaatattcacagtggTGGCTGACCCacactgcaacccactgtggctttttGAAGCCATGGTGGGCactggtgattgtgcaaactgggtcttcATCTTACTTCTTCTACAGAGCTAATCCCCTATTGATAGAGTTTAAGATCCTCTGCAGTTACGTCTTCTAGGGAGGAAGTAGGACTACATCTGCTTCCTAGATCACATAAAACTGTGATTGGCCAGCAAGCTCCTTTGCAAACTTTTCTTGTTGATATAAGTGGCCCAGCTTATTATATTATATAAGCGGCTGGGCCACTTATACCATCAAGCTTCCTGAACCTTAAAGCAAAAAAAGTGACTTTCTTCCATTTTTCAAATATGTGACTGCCAGGAAAAGCAGTTTGTGCCTCAATGTGATGGATGCAAATtcattaaagctgcagtcctatgtagaaatgtgaaggcccggaaaaaaactggaaaaattcgggggggaaacatcccccccccccacgtttccccctgaaactcccaccccccaaaatgaagaaaaatggattatggaatgttttattttagcatgatgaataaaatatttaagatagTCTTCATATATTTACTTATCCAAATGatatctaaaaactatgtacagtatcagattgtTAGAATTTCTgagcaccaaggacaagcaagtcctaggttgcaaactgataCTACAACGCTCAAATGCAAGAGCacgatgcatttctgcctctagggggcaccgcCATTGCAGCAgcgactgaaactgatagtgatagctatagctcaggaaatgagtgaTTAAAtatcatgcatattcattgaattttggtcccccctttttctcagttctttttatgggaatgggtgctttatgtccgcttgacactgtggaggagtAGCAGAcccataaatatttttctttgttattaatgttgatgttttcttctggtttttttttaatgttttgcttgctcctcataaactggcaaaaacaaagaggttccttacagttcagatgttccttataccgtatttcttcgattctaaggcacactttttttctctaaaaatggggtgcgtcttagaattgtgagtgtgtttattatttcttagaatcaaagcttttttctgttggtggtactgaaattagtgtgtgtcttacaatcgatggcgtcttagaatcaaagaaatacggtagttcagaagcttgtagctccatttatttccccaaaaaagtaaaaatttaaaagtaaatttaatttgtaataattgcttaaatcactgtacttttaatataccaaatgtgataattttatgccaaaccaacttgacataattgcattttatgttcctaaagtaaaaaagggactttcaatctgtaaaaagtgccaatattgcattttttcaatttttctgaaaatttccgtgTTTTTTCtatgaaattttacatctctagtcctaTGTACACTTCTTTGGGAGTACGAttctttgaattcagtgggatttaattctGAATTGATATGCGCAGGATGGGACTTTATAGTTTATATTTTCATTGTGTGGAGAATAAAGGGGAGAATACTCTCACTTAGAAATAGGTTGAAAGATCTCTTCATAAGTTGTGAATAGGTACAGTCTGCCTTGAATTCCAAGTCTTTACTCTACTGTAGACACTAATATGAGTACAGGGATAGGGATAACTAATATTTAATCTTACAGTGATTTgggataagaaaaaaaaagtccagacAATTGGCTTCCCTTTAAAAAGCAGTATTGTCGAGGCAAAAATTTGGTAGCCATTCTTACATAGCAGCTGTTCCTGCATCCACACCTGCCAACCAACTACGGTATAAAATGAAGAATGCATCTACACAGTGGTGGGGGCCTTCCCATGCCTCTGGTTCAGTGCTGCACTTCTAAATAAGATTCCTGAAAGAATGGGTAGAGTGTAAATGTTAAACATATCTTTTCATGAAGGCAGCACAAGCACAATGGTGCAAAGCGTGAGTTTACGTTTGTATTAGATACTGTACAAGATCCATTAAGTTGTGTTCTAGATTGCAATGGaacatttttggtgtgtttttgattattttattttgatggtGTGTTTTTGATTATTATTTGTAGGAACAATTGGATTCTTCGCGTGCTTTTGGTTTGTGACCAAAATATACAGTGTGGTAAAAGTTGATTGAAGAAATTgacatataaaatgcaggagctatcaACCTAATTTAAAGACATGCTCTTGGGGAAGAATTTAAGCTTTATCTGAAGTATTGACTTCTGTACTTCATGAGTGATACTGAACATACATTTTTCTCACACTGAAGCATCTGTATTGTAACT contains:
- the TM9SF2 gene encoding transmembrane 9 superfamily member 2 — translated: MAAPRFMLCVALLAVTQPFASAFYLPGLAPVNFCDDPKKYDCKSVIELFVNRLDSVESVLPYEYTAFDFCQEGGKKRPSENLGQVLFGERIEPSPYKFTFKEKKTCEPVCKKVYNPNNPKDKQKLEFLKKSMLLNYQHHWIVDNMPVTWCYEVEDNQKFCNPGFPIGCYMTKDGHPKDACVISSEFREPDTFYIFNHVDIKILYHIVENEAPSVRLVAAKLEPKSFKHTNVDHPDCSGPPMDISNEAFDGTIQIAYTYSVSFEENTKIRWASRWDYILESMPHTHIQWFSIMNSLVIVLFLSGMVAMIMLRTLHKDIARYNQMDSTEDAQEEFGWKLVHGDIFRPPRKGMLLSVFLGSGTQILIMTFVTLFFACLGFLSPANRGALMTCAVVLWVLLGTPAGFVAARFYKSFGGEKWKTNVLLTAFLCPGVVFADFFIMNLILWGEGSSAAIPFGTLVAVLALWFCISVPLTFIGAYFGFKKNAIEHPVRTNQIPRQIPEQSFYTKPFPGIVMGGILPFGCIFIQLFFILNSIWSHQMYYMFGFLFLVFIILVITCSEATILLCYFHLCAEDYHWQWRSFLTSGFTAVYFLIYAVHYFFSKLQITGTASTILYFGYTMIMVLIFFLFTGTIGFFACFWFVTKIYSVVKVD